One Micromonospora sp. WMMD812 genomic window carries:
- a CDS encoding M36 family metallopeptidase, producing the protein MPHPEWSPWMSRRRRRLIPVLAATAVVAALLPTGVSAAAPAAGPSAERHSGPFAEGHQHADVDNRAGTAAPDARQRGLARQADPSVRWNKLGTPHALGPGTAPLATGLPADPEAGARAYLTANRDLFGLDADAVSAMERVLVRPIGNGAVVTLRQRFGDLPAGHDGLVTLAVTGGRVISVSSSLSRDSAAPAPATLTGDQAYAAALADAGLDASGVASHSVRTVAVPTPLEGPRSAYEVTLIGSDTDHPAAFTTYVDGITGKVLVREDLVDFDSDNPSWAVFPATPPRDLGPGQDPRVRWCGDPAPGCAAAFRDPASGNPWDVDVATDTPTFTSRGNSANTVVSWGAGSPVVPATASPERRYEYPFTDQWHQAKCNPEVFTSAQRNDADAAIGNLFAMHNRMHDWAYHLGFTESAWNLQAVNLTPNGLGNDAEQGRAQQGALSGNRNNANQGTPRDGLPPTTNMYLWQPQAGGPYPPCVDGDYDMTVIGHEYTHAISNRMIAGPDSGIGGHQGGSMGESWSDLLAAEYLYQHGLRAPGETPFITGGYVTGNLVSGIRNHDFSRSPLNYSDVGYNTGGPAVHADGEIWSATNFRVRAALVKRYGLGTPQRQLECAQGTVTADKCPGNRRWSQLVFDSFLLQAASQVSMLDMRNNMLTADQLRFGGANQDLIWAEFARSGMGRDAATNGAADTDPTPSFAAPQGGNATFTLRPRGDSAEAPIRLYVGAYEARATPIADTDPATALPDTVELVAGTYDLLAVAPGFGHQRLSVVAKAGHDGYIDLRMSRNLASTASGATISGDGVNLDRLADDTEATNWASLDGVTGKQVTVALPGDAPQVVKRVNVSGMLRPALTGDADAGSQNALSALRSFAVLACNAKTTDCANPANFRRIYTSADDAFPGGAYRAYTRDINLRSFRVPTTVATHLRLEVLDSQCTGGPAYAGEQDADPATTTDCATASPARTQVRIAEFQAFSK; encoded by the coding sequence GTGCCACACCCGGAGTGGTCACCCTGGATGAGCCGGCGCCGACGCCGGCTCATCCCCGTCCTGGCGGCGACCGCGGTGGTCGCCGCGCTGCTGCCCACCGGCGTCAGCGCCGCCGCGCCGGCCGCCGGCCCGTCCGCGGAGCGGCACTCCGGCCCGTTCGCCGAGGGCCACCAGCACGCCGACGTCGACAACCGGGCCGGTACGGCGGCCCCGGACGCCCGGCAGCGCGGGCTCGCCCGCCAGGCCGACCCGTCCGTGCGGTGGAACAAGCTGGGCACGCCGCACGCGCTCGGCCCGGGCACCGCCCCGCTCGCCACCGGGCTGCCCGCCGACCCGGAGGCCGGCGCGCGCGCGTACCTCACCGCCAACCGTGACCTCTTCGGGCTGGACGCCGACGCGGTGTCCGCCATGGAGCGGGTGCTGGTCCGCCCGATCGGGAACGGCGCCGTGGTCACCCTCCGGCAGCGCTTCGGCGACCTGCCGGCCGGGCACGACGGCCTGGTCACCCTCGCGGTCACCGGTGGCCGGGTCATCTCGGTCAGCTCCTCGCTCTCCCGCGACTCCGCGGCCCCCGCGCCGGCCACCCTCACCGGAGACCAGGCGTACGCCGCGGCGCTCGCCGACGCCGGGCTGGACGCCTCCGGCGTGGCCAGCCACAGTGTCCGCACGGTGGCCGTACCGACGCCGCTGGAGGGGCCGCGCAGCGCGTACGAGGTGACCCTCATCGGGTCGGACACGGACCACCCGGCGGCGTTCACGACGTATGTCGACGGGATCACCGGGAAGGTGCTGGTCCGCGAGGACCTGGTCGACTTCGACTCCGACAACCCGAGCTGGGCGGTCTTCCCGGCCACCCCGCCGCGCGACCTCGGCCCGGGTCAGGACCCGCGGGTCCGCTGGTGCGGCGACCCAGCGCCGGGCTGCGCGGCGGCGTTCCGCGACCCGGCCAGCGGCAACCCGTGGGACGTCGACGTGGCCACCGACACGCCGACCTTCACCTCGCGGGGCAACTCCGCCAACACGGTGGTCTCGTGGGGCGCCGGCAGCCCGGTCGTGCCCGCCACGGCCAGCCCGGAGCGCCGCTACGAGTACCCGTTCACGGACCAGTGGCACCAGGCCAAGTGCAACCCGGAGGTCTTCACGTCGGCGCAGCGCAACGACGCGGACGCGGCGATCGGCAACCTCTTCGCCATGCACAACCGGATGCACGACTGGGCGTACCACCTGGGCTTCACCGAGTCGGCCTGGAACCTGCAGGCGGTCAACCTCACCCCGAACGGGCTGGGCAACGACGCCGAGCAGGGGCGGGCGCAGCAGGGCGCGCTGAGCGGCAACCGGAACAACGCCAACCAGGGCACGCCGCGCGACGGGCTGCCGCCGACCACCAACATGTACCTGTGGCAGCCGCAGGCCGGCGGGCCGTACCCGCCGTGCGTCGACGGCGACTACGACATGACGGTGATCGGCCACGAGTACACCCACGCGATCAGCAACCGGATGATCGCCGGCCCGGACAGCGGGATCGGCGGCCACCAGGGCGGGTCGATGGGTGAGTCGTGGAGCGACCTGCTCGCCGCCGAATACCTGTACCAGCACGGCCTGCGGGCTCCCGGCGAGACGCCGTTCATCACCGGCGGCTACGTCACCGGCAACCTGGTCAGCGGCATCCGCAACCACGACTTCAGCCGCAGTCCGTTGAACTACTCCGACGTCGGCTACAACACCGGCGGGCCGGCGGTGCACGCCGACGGTGAGATCTGGAGCGCGACGAACTTCCGGGTCCGCGCGGCGTTGGTGAAGCGGTACGGCCTCGGCACGCCGCAGCGGCAGCTGGAGTGCGCGCAGGGCACGGTGACGGCCGACAAGTGCCCGGGCAACCGGCGCTGGTCGCAGCTGGTCTTCGACTCGTTCCTGCTCCAGGCGGCGAGCCAGGTGAGCATGCTCGACATGCGCAACAACATGCTCACCGCCGACCAGCTCCGCTTCGGCGGTGCGAACCAGGACCTGATCTGGGCCGAGTTCGCCCGCTCCGGGATGGGCCGCGACGCCGCCACCAACGGCGCCGCGGACACCGATCCGACGCCGAGCTTCGCCGCCCCGCAGGGCGGCAACGCGACGTTCACGCTCCGGCCGCGGGGGGACAGCGCCGAGGCGCCGATCCGGCTCTACGTCGGGGCGTACGAGGCGCGGGCCACGCCGATCGCGGACACCGACCCGGCGACCGCGCTGCCGGACACGGTGGAGCTGGTGGCCGGCACGTACGACCTGCTCGCGGTGGCGCCCGGCTTCGGGCACCAGCGGCTCAGCGTGGTCGCCAAGGCCGGGCACGACGGGTACATCGACCTGCGGATGAGTCGTAACCTCGCCTCGACCGCGTCCGGCGCCACGATCAGCGGCGACGGGGTCAACCTGGACCGGCTCGCCGACGACACCGAGGCGACGAACTGGGCCTCCCTGGACGGGGTGACCGGAAAGCAGGTCACCGTGGCGCTGCCCGGCGACGCGCCGCAGGTGGTGAAGCGGGTGAACGTCAGTGGCATGCTGCGGCCCGCTCTCACCGGCGACGCCGACGCCGGCAGCCAGAACGCGCTCAGCGCGCTGCGGTCGTTCGCGGTGCTGGCCTGCAACGCGAAGACCACCGACTGCGCGAACCCGGCGAACTTCCGGCGCATCTACACCAGCGCGGACGACGCCTTCCCGGGCGGGGCGTACCGGGCGTACACCCGGGACATCAACCTGCGCTCGTTCCGGGTGCCCACCACCGTCGCCACCCACCTGCGGCTGGAGGTGCTGGACAGCCAGTGCACGGGCGGCCCGGCGTACGCCGGTGAGCAGGACGCCGACCCGGCGACCACGACCGACTGCGCGACGGCCAGCCCGGCGCGCACCCAGGTCCGCATCGCCGAGTTCCAGGCGTTCTCGAAGTGA
- a CDS encoding ABC transporter permease, whose protein sequence is MTAVLPRTRPATRSGGFAGAVAAEWTKLWSVRGTWWTLLAAVLLTAAAAGQLAIYAANANTNDDPADDAGIVTVGSILIGSMELTQYAVLALGLLAITSEFTSGTIRTTLQCTPSRGRVLLAKAVVAGTVTFLAGLLLGGVGALVARPALGRWGTAPVAGTARDVLAVAAYLALVGVLALGLGAALRSAVLTLTVLVATLMIVPLSLQEPDIAVLNRIADGFPGVAGGHFLAGDTDPYPPIVGLLLLAAWAAAALALGRAALRRRDA, encoded by the coding sequence ATGACCGCCGTCCTCCCCCGCACCCGTCCCGCCACCCGATCCGGTGGCTTCGCCGGCGCCGTCGCCGCCGAGTGGACCAAGCTCTGGTCGGTGCGCGGCACCTGGTGGACCCTGCTGGCCGCGGTGCTGCTGACCGCCGCCGCCGCCGGGCAACTGGCGATCTACGCCGCCAACGCCAACACCAACGACGACCCGGCCGACGACGCCGGGATCGTCACCGTCGGCAGCATCCTGATCGGCTCGATGGAACTCACCCAGTACGCCGTCCTGGCGCTCGGCCTGCTCGCCATCACCAGCGAGTTCACCAGCGGCACCATCCGTACGACGTTGCAGTGCACGCCGTCGCGGGGCCGCGTACTGCTGGCCAAGGCCGTAGTGGCCGGGACCGTGACCTTCCTCGCCGGCCTGTTGCTCGGCGGGGTCGGCGCGCTGGTGGCCCGACCGGCGCTCGGCCGGTGGGGCACGGCCCCGGTGGCCGGTACGGCCCGGGACGTGCTGGCGGTGGCCGCCTACCTGGCGCTGGTCGGGGTGCTGGCCCTCGGCCTGGGCGCCGCCCTGCGCAGCGCGGTGCTCACCCTGACCGTGCTCGTCGCCACCCTCATGATCGTGCCGCTCTCGCTCCAGGAGCCGGACATCGCCGTGCTCAACCGGATCGCGGACGGCTTCCCCGGAGTCGCGGGCGGGCACTTCCTGGCCGGGGACACCGACCCGTACCCGCCGATCGTGGGACTGCTGCTGCTCGCCGCTTGGGCGGCCGCCGCGCTCGCGCTCGGCCGGGCCGCGCTGCGCCGCCGGGACGCCTGA
- a CDS encoding polysaccharide deacetylase family protein, with product MPSTPRRILAAACPLLVLLALSACSAAHRPRLIAPHAAHQPNPSASPPATAETTPSGTPSTSPSGKPAPKSLAWYLSQVPAFPDAPAPQPVQPSPPAASGSAPFWFRLPTEQKVAFITIDDGALARPPAAIDFIRDAHFPVTLFLNSPAAEAHTDYFRQIEAAGGVVANHTITHTSLAGRSYAFQKHEICGSADKLEQLFGKRPTLFRPPFGNRDATTLRAAHDCGMKAVFHWTETVDKGIVRYQTPEKVVKPGDVLLMHFRPALMDDLLAALKAIHRAGLTPALLEDYVA from the coding sequence GTGCCGTCGACTCCTCGCCGCATCCTGGCCGCCGCGTGCCCGCTACTGGTTCTCCTGGCGCTGAGCGCCTGCTCGGCCGCGCACCGGCCCCGGCTCATCGCCCCGCACGCGGCTCACCAGCCGAACCCGTCCGCCTCGCCGCCGGCCACCGCCGAAACGACGCCCTCCGGGACACCGTCGACGTCGCCGTCGGGGAAGCCCGCGCCGAAGAGTCTGGCCTGGTACCTGTCCCAGGTGCCGGCCTTCCCCGACGCCCCGGCACCGCAGCCGGTGCAGCCGTCGCCGCCGGCCGCGAGCGGCTCGGCCCCGTTCTGGTTCCGGTTGCCGACCGAGCAGAAGGTCGCCTTCATCACCATCGACGACGGAGCGCTGGCCCGCCCGCCCGCGGCGATCGACTTCATCCGGGACGCGCACTTCCCGGTCACCCTGTTCCTGAACTCACCGGCGGCGGAGGCGCACACCGACTACTTCCGGCAGATCGAGGCGGCGGGCGGGGTCGTGGCGAACCACACGATCACGCACACGTCACTGGCGGGCAGGTCGTACGCCTTCCAGAAGCACGAGATCTGCGGGTCGGCGGACAAGCTGGAGCAGCTGTTCGGCAAGCGACCGACCCTGTTCCGCCCCCCGTTCGGCAACCGGGACGCGACCACCCTGCGGGCCGCGCACGACTGCGGCATGAAGGCGGTCTTCCACTGGACCGAGACCGTCGACAAGGGGATCGTGCGCTACCAGACGCCGGAGAAGGTGGTGAAGCCCGGCGACGTGCTGCTGATGCACTTCCGGCCGGCGCTCATGGACGACCTCCTCGCGGCGTTGAAGGCGATCCACCGGGCCGGCCTCACCCCGGCGCTGCTGGAGGACTACGTGGCGTGA
- a CDS encoding histidine kinase, which translates to MTRWRWVRAARRTMAARPALVRDVLLWAVVAAPVGYARMTPPYSWRSLTLLAGGLLLLAAAVAVSRRRPPAALVLVVLGSLVDGNFVFAIPVFSYLTGRRSAGAGPAAVIFALIAAGGTALNLGLLGTGAATWFLLASVLLFAGVFPWLVGRYRRQQQELAEAGRRHADALVREERGAAERIRLRERARIAQEMHDSLGHDLSLIALRAAALEVAADLDAGHRAAAGELRASVAAATERLHEIIGLLREEGGSSLTRPSNETVAELVDGAREAGMAVRLAAAPDAEELPALAGHAAHRVVREALTNAARYAPGAPVDVRLTRAGDRVEVAVVNAPPPAGPLPAPPSHGSGLLALAERVRLAGGTLDAGPRADGGFAVRASLPVTISPPGVARSLPDARQPADEPGAAPERPADAARRLHDARRRVRRSLLVALGAPAGLGLVLSLVYYPVATAGTVLDQQTFEGMPVGASRGDLAGLPRRQLDRPVGVDPAGCEYYTDGNFPLAQPTWRLCFADGRLVSKEKIDQ; encoded by the coding sequence GTGACCAGGTGGCGGTGGGTGCGCGCGGCCCGGCGGACGATGGCCGCCCGGCCCGCCCTCGTGCGTGACGTGCTGCTCTGGGCGGTGGTCGCCGCGCCGGTCGGGTATGCGCGGATGACTCCGCCCTACTCGTGGCGCTCGCTCACGCTGCTCGCCGGCGGGCTGCTGCTGCTCGCCGCGGCGGTGGCGGTGAGCCGCCGCCGCCCGCCGGCCGCTCTGGTGCTGGTGGTGCTCGGCTCGCTCGTCGACGGCAACTTCGTCTTCGCGATCCCGGTGTTCAGCTACCTCACCGGGCGGCGTAGCGCCGGCGCGGGTCCGGCCGCCGTCATCTTCGCCCTGATCGCCGCGGGTGGCACGGCACTGAACCTGGGGCTGCTCGGCACCGGCGCGGCCACCTGGTTCCTGCTCGCGTCGGTGCTGCTCTTCGCCGGGGTGTTCCCGTGGCTGGTCGGCCGGTACCGGCGGCAGCAGCAGGAGCTGGCCGAGGCCGGCCGCCGGCACGCCGACGCGCTGGTCCGGGAGGAGCGCGGCGCCGCCGAGCGGATCCGGCTGCGCGAGCGGGCCCGCATCGCGCAGGAGATGCACGACTCGCTCGGCCACGACCTCAGCCTCATCGCGCTGCGCGCCGCCGCCCTGGAGGTCGCCGCCGACCTCGACGCCGGACACCGGGCCGCGGCGGGGGAGTTGCGGGCCAGCGTCGCCGCCGCCACCGAACGACTGCACGAGATCATCGGTCTGCTCCGCGAGGAGGGCGGGTCCAGCCTCACCCGCCCGTCCAACGAGACGGTCGCCGAGCTGGTCGACGGCGCCCGGGAGGCGGGCATGGCGGTACGGCTCGCCGCCGCCCCGGACGCGGAGGAGTTGCCGGCGCTCGCCGGCCACGCCGCCCACCGGGTGGTCCGCGAGGCGCTGACCAACGCGGCCCGGTACGCCCCCGGCGCCCCGGTCGACGTGCGCCTGACCCGCGCCGGCGACCGGGTCGAGGTGGCCGTGGTCAACGCCCCGCCGCCGGCCGGCCCGCTGCCGGCCCCACCGTCGCACGGCAGTGGCCTGCTGGCGCTCGCGGAGCGCGTACGCCTCGCCGGCGGGACCCTCGACGCCGGCCCGCGGGCCGACGGTGGCTTCGCGGTGCGGGCCTCGCTGCCGGTCACCATTTCGCCACCCGGCGTCGCCCGGTCGCTGCCCGATGCCCGGCAACCGGCCGACGAGCCCGGGGCGGCTCCGGAGCGGCCCGCCGACGCCGCGCGGCGGCTGCACGACGCGCGCCGGCGGGTCCGGCGCAGCCTGCTGGTGGCGCTGGGCGCGCCGGCCGGGCTCGGGTTGGTGCTGTCGCTCGTCTACTACCCGGTGGCGACGGCGGGCACGGTGCTCGACCAGCAGACGTTCGAGGGGATGCCGGTGGGCGCGTCCCGCGGTGACCTGGCGGGGTTGCCCCGCCGGCAGCTCGACCGGCCCGTCGGGGTCGACCCGGCCGGCTGCGAGTACTACACCGACGGCAACTTCCCGCTGGCCCAGCCGACCTGGCGGCTCTGCTTCGCGGACGGTCGCCTGGTCAGCAAGGAGAAGATCGACCAGTGA
- a CDS encoding 50S ribosomal protein L11 methyltransferase — protein MSELSTTFVRLHARLAPVAFVPEVRLHQADEPIGLWELTEGEFRSDRPPPFWAFAWAGGQALARYVTDHPELVAGRRVLDLASGSGLVAIAAARAGAAAVRAVEVDELAVAAVALNAEANGVRVSAEYGDILDGDAGDVDVVLAGDVFYSEAMAKRMLRFLLRATRAGAAVLVGDPGRAFLPRDRFDELAAYDVPVPPALETVRVKRTTVWQLRPGLPKAAD, from the coding sequence GTGTCCGAGCTCTCCACCACCTTCGTCCGGCTGCACGCCCGCCTCGCCCCGGTGGCGTTCGTCCCCGAGGTACGGCTGCACCAGGCGGACGAGCCCATCGGGCTCTGGGAGCTCACCGAGGGTGAGTTCCGCAGCGACCGGCCGCCGCCGTTCTGGGCCTTCGCCTGGGCCGGCGGTCAGGCGCTGGCGCGTTACGTGACCGACCACCCGGAGCTGGTCGCCGGCCGCCGGGTGCTCGACCTCGCCTCCGGTTCCGGTTTGGTCGCCATCGCCGCCGCCCGCGCCGGCGCGGCGGCCGTCCGCGCGGTCGAGGTGGACGAACTGGCGGTGGCCGCCGTCGCGCTCAACGCCGAGGCCAACGGGGTACGCGTGTCCGCCGAGTACGGCGACATCCTCGACGGCGACGCCGGCGACGTGGACGTGGTGCTCGCCGGCGACGTCTTCTACAGCGAGGCGATGGCCAAGCGGATGCTGCGGTTCCTGCTGCGGGCCACCCGGGCCGGCGCCGCGGTGCTGGTCGGCGACCCCGGCCGGGCGTTCCTGCCCCGGGACCGCTTCGACGAGCTGGCCGCCTACGACGTGCCGGTCCCCCCGGCGCTGGAGACCGTACGCGTGAAGCGCACCACGGTCTGGCAGCTGCGGCCCGGCCTGCCGAAGGCCGCCGACTAG
- a CDS encoding response regulator transcription factor has product MTSIDTAGAGPVRVVLADDEAMIRAGVRAILAADPGIEVVAEAGDGRAAVEAVRAHRPRVALLDIRMPRLDGLSAAAEIRRLVPQTATVMLTTFGEDDFIARALGHGASGFLLKSGDPRELIAGVHAVADGGAYLSPRVARRVIELGGGRLARRPVARDRTAGLTDREREVLALVGAGLSNAEIARRLYLVEGTVKTYLTSIFTRLDVRNRVQAAIVAYEAGLVEE; this is encoded by the coding sequence GTGACGAGCATCGACACCGCCGGGGCCGGCCCGGTCCGCGTCGTCCTCGCCGACGACGAGGCGATGATCCGGGCCGGCGTCCGGGCGATCCTGGCCGCGGACCCGGGGATCGAGGTGGTGGCGGAGGCGGGCGACGGCCGGGCGGCGGTCGAGGCGGTCCGGGCGCACCGGCCGCGGGTCGCCCTGCTGGACATCCGGATGCCGAGGCTGGACGGGCTGAGCGCGGCCGCCGAGATCCGCCGGCTGGTGCCGCAGACCGCCACGGTCATGCTCACCACGTTCGGCGAGGACGACTTCATCGCCCGGGCGCTCGGGCACGGGGCGAGCGGCTTCCTGCTCAAGTCCGGCGATCCGCGCGAGCTGATCGCCGGGGTGCACGCGGTCGCCGACGGCGGCGCGTACCTCTCGCCGCGGGTGGCCCGCCGGGTGATCGAGCTGGGCGGTGGGCGGCTGGCCCGGCGTCCGGTGGCCCGGGACCGCACGGCCGGGCTGACCGACCGGGAGCGGGAGGTGCTGGCGCTGGTCGGCGCCGGGTTGTCCAACGCGGAGATCGCCCGTCGGCTGTATCTGGTCGAGGGGACCGTGAAGACCTATCTGACCAGCATCTTCACCCGGCTGGACGTCCGCAACCGGGTGCAGGCGGCGATCGTGGCGTACGAGGCGGGGCTGGTCGAGGAGTGA
- a CDS encoding cytochrome P450, whose translation MLFRSWAQVADTRWPDVARVADHVGVKHLVVTRHALVRQVLTDPVTFRPDNALDAVTPMPVTALRVLAGHRFRLPPTLANNSGASHPEIRAIVADALHPSRVDAQRPWLTALVRGRVTRLAATLDGGEPIDLYAELAADLPLLVLARLVELPDAPVGAVKQFARAALELFWAPLDADRQLALATEVGSFHRVLRDFAATGGGLAARLRAAGHPPDVVVGALFFLLVAGQETTSQFLTLLLHRLAGEPAVRAGLRTGEVPVADVVEEGLRLEPPIVTWRRVAAVDTTLGGTAVPAGTSVVLWLARAGRDPETVDAPDEFRPGQRGSRRHLAFGAGAHRCVGDVLARMEAAVVVTEAAPLLDGVTVVRPPWCPDNLTFRMPDAFVIRRTA comes from the coding sequence GTGCTGTTCCGCAGCTGGGCGCAGGTCGCCGACACCAGGTGGCCGGACGTGGCCCGGGTGGCGGACCACGTCGGCGTAAAGCATCTCGTGGTCACCCGGCACGCGCTGGTTCGCCAGGTGCTCACCGACCCGGTCACGTTCCGGCCGGACAACGCGCTGGACGCGGTGACCCCGATGCCGGTGACGGCCCTGCGGGTGCTCGCCGGGCACCGGTTCCGGCTGCCGCCGACGCTGGCGAACAACTCCGGCGCCAGCCACCCGGAGATCCGGGCGATCGTCGCCGACGCGCTGCACCCGTCCCGGGTCGACGCGCAGCGGCCCTGGCTGACCGCGCTGGTGCGGGGCAGGGTCACCCGGCTCGCCGCGACGCTGGACGGCGGCGAGCCGATCGACCTCTACGCGGAGCTCGCCGCCGACCTGCCGCTGCTCGTGCTGGCCCGGCTGGTCGAGCTGCCGGACGCGCCGGTCGGCGCGGTCAAGCAGTTCGCCCGGGCGGCCCTGGAGCTGTTCTGGGCGCCGCTGGACGCCGACCGGCAACTGGCGCTCGCCACCGAGGTCGGCAGCTTCCACCGGGTGCTGCGCGACTTCGCGGCCACCGGCGGCGGGCTGGCCGCCCGGCTGCGCGCGGCCGGGCATCCGCCGGACGTGGTCGTCGGCGCGCTCTTCTTCCTGCTGGTGGCCGGGCAGGAGACCACCTCGCAGTTCCTCACTCTGCTGCTGCACCGGCTGGCCGGTGAGCCGGCCGTGCGGGCCGGACTGCGCACCGGCGAGGTCCCGGTGGCCGACGTGGTGGAGGAGGGGCTGCGGCTCGAACCGCCGATCGTCACCTGGCGCCGCGTCGCGGCGGTGGACACCACGCTCGGCGGTACGGCGGTGCCAGCGGGCACCAGCGTCGTGCTCTGGCTGGCCCGGGCCGGCCGCGACCCGGAGACCGTCGACGCGCCCGACGAGTTCCGCCCGGGCCAACGCGGATCCCGCCGGCACCTGGCCTTCGGGGCGGGCGCGCACCGCTGCGTCGGCGACGTGCTGGCCCGGATGGAGGCGGCCGTCGTGGTGACCGAGGCCGCGCCGCTGCTGGACGGGGTGACGGTGGTCCGTCCGCCCTGGTGCCCGGACAACCTCACCTTCCGGATGCCCGACGCCTTCGTCATCCGCCGCACCGCATAG
- the bioD gene encoding dethiobiotin synthase yields MSVPWRGTVVVTGTDTEVGKTVVTAAITAAAQTAGLRVAVIKPGQTGTATGEPGDVDAVQRLAAPLTGRTLASFPDPLAPLTAARVAELEPLELYTAVDAVREEADKHDLVLVEGAGGLLVPMGLRPSGEPWTVADLAVSLGAPAVVVTRPGLGTLNHTALTLEALDRRAVPAGVVIGAWPTAPELVHWTNLSELVPNLLGALPTGAGAMDPGVFRRSAPGWLTPALHGVLDDWRAWAEEIG; encoded by the coding sequence ATGAGCGTGCCGTGGCGCGGAACGGTGGTGGTGACCGGCACCGACACCGAGGTGGGCAAGACGGTGGTGACCGCGGCGATCACCGCCGCCGCGCAGACCGCCGGGTTGCGGGTGGCCGTGATCAAACCGGGCCAGACCGGCACGGCGACCGGCGAGCCCGGCGACGTGGACGCGGTGCAGCGGCTGGCCGCCCCGCTGACCGGCCGGACCCTGGCCAGCTTCCCGGACCCGCTCGCCCCGCTCACCGCGGCCCGGGTCGCGGAGCTGGAGCCGCTGGAGCTCTACACCGCGGTCGACGCGGTCCGCGAGGAGGCGGACAAGCACGACCTGGTGCTGGTGGAGGGGGCCGGGGGGCTGCTCGTACCGATGGGGCTGCGCCCGTCGGGGGAGCCCTGGACGGTGGCCGACCTGGCCGTGTCGCTCGGCGCGCCCGCGGTGGTGGTGACCCGGCCCGGGCTGGGCACGCTCAACCACACCGCGCTGACCCTGGAGGCGCTCGACCGCCGCGCGGTGCCCGCCGGGGTGGTGATCGGCGCCTGGCCGACCGCGCCGGAGCTGGTGCACTGGACCAACCTCAGCGAGTTGGTGCCGAACCTGCTCGGCGCGCTGCCGACCGGCGCCGGCGCGATGGATCCCGGGGTGTTCCGGCGGTCCGCGCCGGGTTGGCTCACTCCGGCGCTGCACGGAGTGCTGGACGACTGGCGGGCCTGGGCCGAGGAGATCGGCTGA
- a CDS encoding ATP-binding cassette domain-containing protein, producing MITLRGLTKRFGATTAVDALTVDIAPGRVTGFLGPNGAGKSTTMRMILGLDRPTAGQALVGGRAYRDLRHPLYEVGALLDAKAIHPARSGRAHLLAMARSNGVPARRVDEVLAVVGLDDRAAAKPGRTLSLGMGQRLGIAGALLGDPAVVMFDEPVNGLDPDGVRWARELMRSLADEGRTVFVSSHLMTEMQLTADQLVVIGRGRLLADAPIHEVIAGSAVAVRVRSPHPAGLAALAERLTATGVTVEPVAPDELTVTGATVDRVGDVAYELGLRLHELSSHGASLEQAFMELTADSVEYAGARTGGGAR from the coding sequence ATGATCACATTACGTGGGTTGACGAAGCGGTTCGGAGCGACGACCGCGGTCGACGCCCTGACCGTCGACATCGCACCCGGCCGGGTCACCGGGTTCCTCGGCCCCAACGGCGCCGGCAAGTCCACCACCATGCGGATGATCCTCGGCCTGGACCGCCCGACCGCCGGGCAGGCGCTGGTCGGCGGGCGGGCGTACCGGGACCTGCGCCACCCGCTGTACGAGGTCGGCGCGCTGCTCGACGCGAAGGCCATCCATCCGGCCCGGTCCGGGCGGGCGCACCTGCTGGCGATGGCCCGCAGCAACGGCGTCCCGGCCCGCCGGGTCGACGAGGTGCTCGCCGTCGTCGGCCTCGACGACCGGGCCGCGGCGAAACCGGGGCGCACGCTCTCCCTCGGCATGGGCCAGCGACTCGGGATCGCCGGCGCGCTGCTCGGCGACCCGGCGGTGGTGATGTTCGACGAGCCGGTGAACGGGCTCGACCCGGACGGCGTGCGCTGGGCGCGGGAGCTGATGCGGTCGCTGGCCGACGAGGGACGGACCGTCTTCGTGTCCAGCCACCTGATGACCGAGATGCAGCTCACCGCCGACCAACTGGTGGTCATCGGCCGGGGCCGGCTGCTCGCCGACGCACCGATCCACGAGGTCATCGCCGGCAGCGCGGTCGCGGTCCGGGTACGCAGCCCGCACCCGGCCGGCCTGGCCGCGCTCGCCGAGCGGCTCACCGCGACCGGGGTCACCGTCGAGCCGGTCGCCCCGGACGAGCTGACGGTCACCGGGGCCACCGTCGACCGGGTCGGCGACGTGGCGTACGAGCTGGGGCTGCGGTTGCACGAACTCAGCTCGCACGGCGCGTCGCTCGAGCAGGCCTTCATGGAGTTGACCGCCGACAGCGTCGAGTACGCCGGCGCCCGGACCGGAGGCGGAGCCCGATGA